The Scyliorhinus torazame isolate Kashiwa2021f chromosome 7, sScyTor2.1, whole genome shotgun sequence genome has a window encoding:
- the LOC140427201 gene encoding protocadherin-10-like isoform X1, whose translation MAGWLNINLTQLSVLYLLLMSVSDSVCEKIRYSFPEELEVGAFVGNIATDLGLDVKQLSERRFRIATGGKKEYLDVNLNTGALVIKEIMDKEQICEHGLTCVLLLQAVIEKPLRVYRVEIVILDINDNAPVFKTSELNIEIPELQPAGTSFPLQRAIDPDAGTNSVRSYQLSSSEYFTLKTQSEREENYVPELVLERPLDREQQPAHQLTLTAFDGGTPEKFGTTQIKITVLDMNDNAPSCEQNIYQVTTAENTPQNTLLVKVTAIDMDQDLNGEIIYTFSDHTPDKVRDVFSLDSTTGEIRVAGILDFEEAEHYQISVQAKDRGTRSLSVYCKVLVKVTNVNDNCPEIIMTTASRSIPEDAAKDTAVALFQVTDPDSDEKASSYCRITREIPFRLKSSFNNYYTLVTNGELDREIEPEYNITIICTDSGSSPLSANRTIRVQVSDINDNTPRFTQPSFTMYVTENNVIGASIGAVSAFDPDSNENAELSYSLLNSLAHDFPASTFISVNSVSGEMFAQRSFDFEQLKNVEVHVRVKDNGSPPLSNNITVNIIIVDQNDNAPVIVSPLPFTVSAAEDTIPRSAEPGYLVAKATATDADSGVNAQMFFQLRQPTDESLFTVASETGEIWTIRHLGQKDSRKQKIVIMVKDKGTPSLSSSVTINVSVQDDTTENASNVGTLGNVGPWKYDLKFYLMMIFGSTSFLLFVAIVILAVKVHRSRNEINSYCCCWHPSNLSRNDSFHGIQKASACIQLPPNYTEVHESGALQQTFDYAAFQGSALTDFTFLQLEGVAAPNFETKKGICHPAECGIASNSPNMDTAKFLELHDVATPMIDIKKHGIASNSRSKDAAKFRELQGVAVPRIDIKKGTYHSAEHGIALHSANKDAATFTEASVV comes from the exons ATGGCCGGTTGGCTAAATATCAATTTGACTCAATTGTCTGTTCTTTATCTGTTACTAATGAGTGTTTCGGATTCCGTCTGCGAAAAAATTCGCTACTCATTTCCGGAAGAATTGGAGGTTGGTGCCTTTGTTGGGAATATTGCTACGGACCTGGGATTAGATGTGAAACAGCTATCGGAGCGCAGATTTCGAATTGCAACTGGAGGCAAAAAAGAATATCTGGACGTGAATTTAAACACTGGAGCTCTCGTCATCAAAGAAATAATGGACAAAGAGCAGATTTGCGAGCACGGGCTGACATGCGTACTGCTGTTACAGGCTGTGATTGAGAAACCATTAAGGGTATATCGTGTAGAAATTGTGATTCTCGATATAAATGACAACGCGCCCGTGTTCAAGACAAGCGAGTTAAATATTGAAATCCCAGAATTACAGCCAGCAGGAACTAGCTTCCCACTCCAGAGGGCGATTGACCCGGACGCTGGAACCAACAGTGTTCGCTCCTACCAACTGAGTTCAAGCGAATATTTCACTTTGAAAACACAGTCCGAGAGGGAAGAAAATTATGTCCCCGAGCTTGTCCTGGAACGTCCCCTAGATCGAGAGCAACAGCCAGCTCACCAGTTAACACTGACCGCATTTGATGGAGGAACCCCAGAGAAATTTGGAACCACCCAGATTAAAATTACTGTGCTTGACATGAACGACAATGCCCCATCGTGTGAACAGAACATATATCAAGTCACCACTgccgaaaacaccccccaaaatacTTTGCTTGTAAAAGTCACAGCGATCGATATGGACCAAGATCTAAATGGTGAGATAATCTACACTTTTAGCGACCATACCCCTGATAAAGTGCGTGACGTGTTTAGCTTGGATTCAACAACAGGAGAAATCAGAGTAGCCGGTATCCTGGACTTTGAAGAAGCAGAACATTATCAGATTTCGGTACAAGCTAAGGACAGAGGTACCCGTTCATTGTCAGTATACTGCAAAGTTTTGGTAAAGGTTACTAATGTCAATGATAACTGTCCTGAAATAATAATGACTACTGCATCACGCTCTATTCCAGAGGATGCTGCCAAGGACACAGCAGTAGCCCTTTTCCAAGTTACGGATCCAGATTCTGATGAGAAGGCAAGTAGTTATTGTCGAATCACCAGGGAGATCCCATTTAGGCTCAAAAGCTCTTTTAACAACTACTACACATTAGTTACTAATGGCGAGTTAGACCGTGAAATAGAGCCAGAGTACAACATTACCATTATATGCACAGACAGCGGCTCCTCTCCCCTCTCAGCTAATAGAACAATCCGAGTTCAAGTCTCGGACATAAATGACAATACGCCACGTTTTACGCAGCCTTCTTTCACCATGTATGTAACAGAAAACAATGTTATTGGTGCTTCAATTGGTGCGGTGTCAGCCTTTGATCCAGATTCCAATGAAAACGCTGAACTGTCGTATTCTCTTTTGAATAGCCTGGCGCACGACTTTCCTGCATCCACTTTCATCTCCGTAAACTCGGTCAGTGGTGAAATGTTTGCACAACGCTCCTTTGATTTTGAACAATTAAAAAACGTTGAGGTCCATGTACGAGTGAAGGATAATGGATCCCCTCCACTGAGCAATAACATAACAGTGAATATAATCATCGTGGACCAGAATGACAATGCCCCTGTTATCGTGTCACCTTTGCCATTCACAGTGTCTGCAGCAGAGGACACAATACCCAGATCTGCAGAGCCAGGTTACTTGGTTGCAAAAGCGACTGCTACAGATGCTGATTCTGGAGTAAATGCTCAAATGTTTTTCCAACTCCGTCAGCCGACTGATGAAAGTTTGTTCACTGTGGCGTCAGAAACAGGAGAAATTTGGACGATTCGTCACTTGGGTCAGAAAGATTCACGCAAGCAAAAAATCGTAATAATGGTGAAGGATAAAGGAACCCCGTCACTTTCATCTTCAGTCACCATTAATGTGTCAGTGCAGGATGATACCACCGAAAATGCATCTAATGTCGGCACATTGGGGAATGTTGGCCCATGGAAATATGATTTAAAATTTTATTTAATGATGATTTTTGGTTCAACCTCGTTCCTACTATTTGTGGCGATTGTAATCCTCGCTGTTAAGGTGCACAGAAGTAGAAATGAAATTAATAGTTACTGTTGCTGTTGGCACCCGTCTAATCTTTCAAGAAACGATTCTTTCCATGGAATCCAAAAGGCGAGTGCGTGTATTCAACTTCCACCCAATTATACAGAGGTTCATGAAAGCGGGGCCCTCCAACAAACATTTGACTATGCCGCGTTCCAAGGTTCAGCCTTGACCGATTTTACCTTTCTACAGTTAGAAGGCGTGGCCGCACCCAATTTTGAAACGAAGAAAGGCATATGTCACCCCGCAGAATGTGGAATTGCATCAAACTCTCCAAACATGGATACAGCTAAATTTCTGGAG TTACATGATGTGGCCACGCCCATGATTGACATCAAGAAACATGGAATTGCATCAAACTCTAGGAGCAAGGATGCAGCTAAATTTCGAGAG TTACAAGGTGTGGCCGTGCCGAGGATTGATATCAAGAAAGGAACATATCATTCCGCAGAACATGGAATTGCATTACACTCTGCGAACAAGGACGCAGCTACATTTACGGAGGCGAGTGTTGTGTAG
- the LOC140427201 gene encoding protocadherin-10-like isoform X2, with protein MAGWLNINLTQLSVLYLLLMSVSDSVCEKIRYSFPEELEVGAFVGNIATDLGLDVKQLSERRFRIATGGKKEYLDVNLNTGALVIKEIMDKEQICEHGLTCVLLLQAVIEKPLRVYRVEIVILDINDNAPVFKTSELNIEIPELQPAGTSFPLQRAIDPDAGTNSVRSYQLSSSEYFTLKTQSEREENYVPELVLERPLDREQQPAHQLTLTAFDGGTPEKFGTTQIKITVLDMNDNAPSCEQNIYQVTTAENTPQNTLLVKVTAIDMDQDLNGEIIYTFSDHTPDKVRDVFSLDSTTGEIRVAGILDFEEAEHYQISVQAKDRGTRSLSVYCKVLVKVTNVNDNCPEIIMTTASRSIPEDAAKDTAVALFQVTDPDSDEKASSYCRITREIPFRLKSSFNNYYTLVTNGELDREIEPEYNITIICTDSGSSPLSANRTIRVQVSDINDNTPRFTQPSFTMYVTENNVIGASIGAVSAFDPDSNENAELSYSLLNSLAHDFPASTFISVNSVSGEMFAQRSFDFEQLKNVEVHVRVKDNGSPPLSNNITVNIIIVDQNDNAPVIVSPLPFTVSAAEDTIPRSAEPGYLVAKATATDADSGVNAQMFFQLRQPTDESLFTVASETGEIWTIRHLGQKDSRKQKIVIMVKDKGTPSLSSSVTINVSVQDDTTENASNVGTLGNVGPWKYDLKFYLMMIFGSTSFLLFVAIVILAVKVHRSRNEINSYCCCWHPSNLSRNDSFHGIQKASACIQLPPNYTEVHESGALQQTFDYAAFQGSALTDFTFLQLEGVAAPNFETKKGICHPAECGIASNSPNMDTAKFLELQGVAVPRIDIKKGTYHSAEHGIALHSANKDAATFTEASVV; from the exons ATGGCCGGTTGGCTAAATATCAATTTGACTCAATTGTCTGTTCTTTATCTGTTACTAATGAGTGTTTCGGATTCCGTCTGCGAAAAAATTCGCTACTCATTTCCGGAAGAATTGGAGGTTGGTGCCTTTGTTGGGAATATTGCTACGGACCTGGGATTAGATGTGAAACAGCTATCGGAGCGCAGATTTCGAATTGCAACTGGAGGCAAAAAAGAATATCTGGACGTGAATTTAAACACTGGAGCTCTCGTCATCAAAGAAATAATGGACAAAGAGCAGATTTGCGAGCACGGGCTGACATGCGTACTGCTGTTACAGGCTGTGATTGAGAAACCATTAAGGGTATATCGTGTAGAAATTGTGATTCTCGATATAAATGACAACGCGCCCGTGTTCAAGACAAGCGAGTTAAATATTGAAATCCCAGAATTACAGCCAGCAGGAACTAGCTTCCCACTCCAGAGGGCGATTGACCCGGACGCTGGAACCAACAGTGTTCGCTCCTACCAACTGAGTTCAAGCGAATATTTCACTTTGAAAACACAGTCCGAGAGGGAAGAAAATTATGTCCCCGAGCTTGTCCTGGAACGTCCCCTAGATCGAGAGCAACAGCCAGCTCACCAGTTAACACTGACCGCATTTGATGGAGGAACCCCAGAGAAATTTGGAACCACCCAGATTAAAATTACTGTGCTTGACATGAACGACAATGCCCCATCGTGTGAACAGAACATATATCAAGTCACCACTgccgaaaacaccccccaaaatacTTTGCTTGTAAAAGTCACAGCGATCGATATGGACCAAGATCTAAATGGTGAGATAATCTACACTTTTAGCGACCATACCCCTGATAAAGTGCGTGACGTGTTTAGCTTGGATTCAACAACAGGAGAAATCAGAGTAGCCGGTATCCTGGACTTTGAAGAAGCAGAACATTATCAGATTTCGGTACAAGCTAAGGACAGAGGTACCCGTTCATTGTCAGTATACTGCAAAGTTTTGGTAAAGGTTACTAATGTCAATGATAACTGTCCTGAAATAATAATGACTACTGCATCACGCTCTATTCCAGAGGATGCTGCCAAGGACACAGCAGTAGCCCTTTTCCAAGTTACGGATCCAGATTCTGATGAGAAGGCAAGTAGTTATTGTCGAATCACCAGGGAGATCCCATTTAGGCTCAAAAGCTCTTTTAACAACTACTACACATTAGTTACTAATGGCGAGTTAGACCGTGAAATAGAGCCAGAGTACAACATTACCATTATATGCACAGACAGCGGCTCCTCTCCCCTCTCAGCTAATAGAACAATCCGAGTTCAAGTCTCGGACATAAATGACAATACGCCACGTTTTACGCAGCCTTCTTTCACCATGTATGTAACAGAAAACAATGTTATTGGTGCTTCAATTGGTGCGGTGTCAGCCTTTGATCCAGATTCCAATGAAAACGCTGAACTGTCGTATTCTCTTTTGAATAGCCTGGCGCACGACTTTCCTGCATCCACTTTCATCTCCGTAAACTCGGTCAGTGGTGAAATGTTTGCACAACGCTCCTTTGATTTTGAACAATTAAAAAACGTTGAGGTCCATGTACGAGTGAAGGATAATGGATCCCCTCCACTGAGCAATAACATAACAGTGAATATAATCATCGTGGACCAGAATGACAATGCCCCTGTTATCGTGTCACCTTTGCCATTCACAGTGTCTGCAGCAGAGGACACAATACCCAGATCTGCAGAGCCAGGTTACTTGGTTGCAAAAGCGACTGCTACAGATGCTGATTCTGGAGTAAATGCTCAAATGTTTTTCCAACTCCGTCAGCCGACTGATGAAAGTTTGTTCACTGTGGCGTCAGAAACAGGAGAAATTTGGACGATTCGTCACTTGGGTCAGAAAGATTCACGCAAGCAAAAAATCGTAATAATGGTGAAGGATAAAGGAACCCCGTCACTTTCATCTTCAGTCACCATTAATGTGTCAGTGCAGGATGATACCACCGAAAATGCATCTAATGTCGGCACATTGGGGAATGTTGGCCCATGGAAATATGATTTAAAATTTTATTTAATGATGATTTTTGGTTCAACCTCGTTCCTACTATTTGTGGCGATTGTAATCCTCGCTGTTAAGGTGCACAGAAGTAGAAATGAAATTAATAGTTACTGTTGCTGTTGGCACCCGTCTAATCTTTCAAGAAACGATTCTTTCCATGGAATCCAAAAGGCGAGTGCGTGTATTCAACTTCCACCCAATTATACAGAGGTTCATGAAAGCGGGGCCCTCCAACAAACATTTGACTATGCCGCGTTCCAAGGTTCAGCCTTGACCGATTTTACCTTTCTACAGTTAGAAGGCGTGGCCGCACCCAATTTTGAAACGAAGAAAGGCATATGTCACCCCGCAGAATGTGGAATTGCATCAAACTCTCCAAACATGGATACAGCTAAATTTCTGGAG TTACAAGGTGTGGCCGTGCCGAGGATTGATATCAAGAAAGGAACATATCATTCCGCAGAACATGGAATTGCATTACACTCTGCGAACAAGGACGCAGCTACATTTACGGAGGCGAGTGTTGTGTAG